One Nocardia sp. NBC_01327 genomic window carries:
- a CDS encoding type VII secretion target, with amino-acid sequence MPENLHIEPAVLRDLAAQHTQVAADTKAWATPPHDWLATFPKTYGSIAHAVHTALNNYYDARQKAGNALAVQHEQTAAALVSAADNYERADRESAAAIRQAGSPQAQQPLSHPAGPANHSAAAPVSPTPDATRQQPDTSTPNEAATTSSAPATVERPVTPGEPAMPGASVMSAIPAIETTTLGPMRDIPAVADSGLPATITAPDSNGAPPLGITATGPMDAPTSQIPATSSTGDGSTAAAETMPPTVLTPFVAAVAAAKEKESGPAYLVNAVDNEDLVIARTLLAAVLAAADSAVGLAWAVSVMRGPTGAGVFITTNEGRGWLPAGLYIPRGVSTPWLWDEMLGTDGVTPWEGVADPARVLAEFALAWGPKAEAKLTALVSSGAIDASLRSALTDVAVQDLVRPAYDVDLRVFTPDTADRLGLAASIAALESVAAVPDSAVRRRSVELAVEAHAMLGSSRATPPEAAEARTLRERILIAIQTDQRVPPELWQDLRDADDLLSAIMLSHRVDAGRIDLGALRVEDQATVLRTMVFERRSTELVLLLDDQPTRQTLRDMMFAHEQVVAHPLFAQTSVAAAVEQTSTPVVGSVSATPAVGPTPPSTVTVTPTDAPPALVPGIP; translated from the coding sequence ATGCCGGAAAATTTGCATATCGAACCCGCTGTACTGCGCGACCTGGCGGCGCAGCACACGCAGGTCGCCGCGGACACGAAGGCCTGGGCTACGCCTCCGCACGACTGGCTGGCCACCTTTCCGAAAACCTATGGAAGTATCGCCCACGCTGTACATACCGCACTCAACAACTACTACGACGCACGGCAGAAGGCTGGCAATGCGCTAGCGGTCCAGCACGAGCAAACGGCAGCCGCGCTGGTCTCAGCTGCGGACAACTATGAACGCGCCGATCGGGAAAGCGCCGCGGCTATCCGCCAGGCCGGAAGCCCGCAGGCCCAGCAGCCGCTCTCTCATCCGGCAGGACCTGCCAATCACAGTGCGGCAGCGCCGGTATCGCCTACTCCCGACGCCACTCGGCAACAGCCGGACACTTCGACACCGAACGAAGCGGCGACCACATCCAGTGCGCCCGCGACGGTGGAGCGACCGGTCACGCCGGGAGAGCCGGCCATGCCCGGAGCGTCGGTCATGTCTGCAATACCGGCGATCGAGACGACGACCCTGGGGCCCATGCGGGACATCCCTGCCGTAGCCGACTCGGGCCTTCCCGCGACCATAACTGCGCCGGACAGCAACGGTGCGCCTCCTCTCGGCATCACCGCCACGGGTCCGATGGATGCACCTACGAGTCAGATTCCGGCGACGTCTTCGACGGGCGACGGTTCGACCGCCGCGGCCGAGACCATGCCGCCAACCGTGTTGACCCCCTTCGTCGCTGCGGTCGCTGCGGCCAAGGAGAAGGAGTCCGGGCCCGCATACCTGGTGAACGCTGTGGACAACGAGGATCTGGTAATCGCCCGAACGCTGCTGGCCGCAGTCCTGGCCGCGGCCGACTCGGCAGTCGGCCTCGCCTGGGCGGTATCGGTCATGCGCGGGCCGACCGGAGCCGGGGTGTTCATCACCACCAACGAGGGGCGCGGCTGGCTCCCGGCCGGCCTGTACATCCCGCGCGGAGTATCCACTCCCTGGCTGTGGGACGAAATGCTGGGCACTGACGGCGTAACGCCATGGGAAGGTGTCGCCGATCCGGCGCGAGTGCTGGCCGAGTTCGCACTCGCCTGGGGCCCGAAGGCGGAGGCCAAGCTTACGGCGCTGGTGTCGTCCGGGGCGATCGACGCGAGCCTGCGGTCGGCGCTGACCGATGTCGCGGTGCAGGACCTGGTCCGACCCGCCTACGACGTCGACCTCCGGGTCTTCACACCGGACACCGCCGACCGGCTCGGCTTGGCCGCCTCGATCGCCGCGCTGGAAAGCGTTGCGGCGGTGCCAGATTCGGCCGTGCGCCGACGCAGCGTCGAGCTTGCCGTCGAGGCGCACGCAATGCTGGGCAGCTCGAGAGCGACACCGCCAGAAGCTGCCGAGGCACGGACACTGCGAGAGCGGATCCTCATCGCGATTCAAACCGATCAGCGGGTGCCCCCTGAGCTGTGGCAGGACCTGCGCGACGCCGACGATCTGCTATCGGCGATCATGCTCTCCCACCGCGTCGATGCCGGCCGCATCGACCTCGGCGCGCTGAGAGTCGAGGATCAGGCAACGGTCCTGCGCACCATGGTGTTCGAACGACGCTCCACCGAGCTGGTACTGCTACTGGACGACCAGCCGACCCGACAGACGCTGCGCGACATGATGTTTGCCCACGAACAAGTCGTGGCGCACCCACTGTTCGCCCAGACTTCGGTCGCTGCCGCTGTCGAGCAGACCTCCACGCCGGTCGTCGGATCCGTCAGCGCCACACCAGCGGTCGGCCCCACCCCACCGAGCACAGTCACGGTGACGCCGACCGACGCGCCACCGGCACTCGTACCCGGGATTCCGTGA
- a CDS encoding C40 family peptidase: protein MTVNALVPDPGDISGPPTVYHAGAWGLQLSSANAQEGKDILVRQAVGASGGNIADGRNLLHHQISDLQSRLQAIAGIGDTRFSGPALLDAVQSTIAKATQQVDHDSTAARRLAEQIMPPPPHAITNWADSPRRRRPRLRPRRRTRAPRDGTAGTHAVHAASAWLGTRYVCGGGGAGGPTGGGFDCSGLTQYAIAQASQGHVILPRSTYEQIHSGARIPAQDARPGDLVFPASSFGARGPNHVQLAAGKGMVIEAPHTGSTVKWSRMPNNAVVVRVL, encoded by the coding sequence GTGACGGTGAACGCACTCGTTCCCGATCCGGGCGACATCTCCGGGCCGCCGACGGTCTACCACGCGGGAGCGTGGGGCCTGCAACTGTCTTCCGCGAATGCGCAGGAAGGCAAGGACATTCTCGTACGGCAAGCGGTCGGAGCATCCGGCGGCAATATCGCCGACGGCCGTAACCTTCTCCATCATCAAATCTCAGATTTGCAGTCGAGGCTTCAAGCGATAGCCGGAATAGGCGACACCCGGTTCAGCGGTCCGGCTCTACTCGACGCGGTGCAATCCACGATCGCCAAGGCCACTCAGCAGGTCGACCACGATTCGACCGCGGCTCGCCGGCTCGCCGAACAGATCATGCCTCCGCCGCCGCACGCGATCACCAACTGGGCCGATTCACCGCGGCGACGGCGCCCACGACTGCGGCCACGTCGCCGAACACGGGCGCCCCGCGACGGCACGGCTGGCACCCATGCGGTTCATGCGGCGAGTGCTTGGCTGGGAACCCGCTACGTATGCGGCGGTGGCGGCGCCGGTGGACCCACCGGCGGCGGATTCGACTGCTCCGGGTTGACCCAGTACGCCATCGCGCAGGCATCGCAGGGCCACGTGATCCTGCCTAGGTCCACCTACGAGCAGATCCACAGCGGTGCACGGATTCCGGCGCAGGACGCCCGGCCGGGTGACCTGGTGTTTCCCGCGAGCTCCTTCGGTGCGCGCGGTCCCAACCATGTGCAGTTGGCGGCCGGCAAGGGCATGGTTATCGAGGCGCCCCATACCGGTTCCACTGTGAAGTGGTCTCGAATGCCGAACAACGCCGTCGTCGTACGCGTGCTGTAG
- a CDS encoding FxsB family cyclophane-forming radical SAM/SPASM peptide maturase, translating into MEQHQGELPWRGWELDFAELRRGGWRPMAFNEFVVKIHGRCNLACDYCYMYEMADQSWRSKPKAMSRQVFLDACRMIKAHAFEFSLPSLDLVFHGGEPLLVGTRDLEYFARTAREILEPTVQVNLGIQTNGVLIDDEVLRICDRWKIQIGVSLDGGELEHDRHRLDRQGRGSYARVVAGLEQLLTPQSRHLFSGLLCTIDVANDPVRTYEAMLLFEPPAVDFLLPHANWSAPPPGQASNTSETPYADWLITIFDRWYSAPQQETQVRLFGDIVQLLLGGQAISETVGLAPIRLAVIETDGSLEQVDELKSAFDGAARIPVRGNGNPLDLALEDPSIVARQIGAAALSDTCLACPIHTVCGGGHYVHRYREGSGFRNPSVYCADLTKLITHIESRVRADLEAAIAASRAKNDTLG; encoded by the coding sequence GTGGAGCAGCACCAGGGTGAATTGCCGTGGCGTGGTTGGGAACTGGACTTCGCCGAACTTCGCCGCGGCGGGTGGCGGCCGATGGCGTTCAACGAGTTCGTGGTCAAAATCCACGGTCGGTGCAATCTGGCCTGCGACTACTGCTACATGTACGAAATGGCAGACCAGAGCTGGCGGTCCAAGCCGAAGGCCATGAGCCGTCAAGTCTTCCTCGATGCCTGCCGGATGATCAAGGCACACGCCTTCGAATTCTCCCTACCGTCACTCGATCTCGTGTTCCACGGCGGTGAACCACTTCTCGTCGGGACGAGAGATCTCGAGTACTTCGCGCGCACCGCCCGAGAGATCCTGGAGCCGACGGTTCAGGTGAACCTGGGAATCCAAACCAACGGGGTTCTGATCGACGACGAGGTCTTGCGAATCTGCGACCGTTGGAAGATCCAGATCGGTGTCAGCCTCGACGGCGGGGAGCTCGAACACGATCGGCACCGGCTCGATCGTCAGGGCCGCGGCAGCTACGCGCGCGTTGTCGCCGGACTGGAACAGCTGCTGACGCCGCAATCGCGCCACCTGTTCTCGGGTCTGCTGTGCACCATCGATGTGGCGAACGATCCGGTGAGAACGTACGAGGCCATGCTGCTCTTCGAACCGCCGGCCGTGGATTTCCTTTTGCCCCATGCCAATTGGTCGGCACCGCCGCCCGGCCAGGCTTCGAATACGAGCGAAACGCCGTATGCCGATTGGCTGATCACGATCTTCGACCGGTGGTACAGCGCACCGCAGCAGGAAACACAGGTGCGGTTGTTCGGGGACATCGTCCAGCTGCTGCTCGGCGGTCAGGCGATTTCGGAAACCGTCGGTCTGGCGCCCATTCGCCTGGCTGTCATCGAAACCGACGGATCGCTCGAACAGGTCGACGAGTTGAAATCCGCATTCGACGGCGCGGCCCGAATCCCGGTGCGTGGAAACGGAAATCCGCTCGATTTGGCGCTGGAAGATCCCTCGATCGTGGCCCGCCAAATCGGCGCCGCCGCCTTGAGCGACACCTGCCTCGCGTGCCCGATCCACACCGTCTGTGGTGGAGGACATTACGTACACCGCTACCGGGAAGGCAGCGGCTTCCGCAATCCGTCCGTGTACTGCGCCGACCTGACGAAGCTCATCACGCACATCGAATCCCGCGTCCGAGCCGATCTCGAAGCCGCCATTGCCGCCAGTCGGGCGAAGAACGACACCCTCGGCTAG
- a CDS encoding PPE domain-containing protein: MALNVDPQELVSAAAALSALAQEVHAALPAGWVHPAGGDTHSALATSHYNAQAESAINNVIAVLNGLAPHAQQIGAAAADYTRADEAGGRQMGGGGSEIIANPVAAQVPFETRQAPIAPLAAGPPSIDPLTFAQQLHSGPGPAPARAFADSVRQFLGGAHAAAQDGLQNAVPVMNNWTPVGTTVASHLNDYQNQLSQIGDGLDGIASGVDAYADAFQTAKSRHPTPQEITATRQRLLAAMRSNSPALAAALAEFNDQTALSGQTHAAYTAAVNSTTATNGLGSGSPAAGNTNATSASQTPGTSQNSDSSMLTQLLPSLMNALNGSKNALSPQGSPQHDPTIPTGGPSEDPYTNLPTMPSFPDGGSPTVPSGEPSIPADLTSTVYPVDQLPVVTASTALGSSGLPRAPVIEPLQTSAAAAAANRGTGGSSMPYMPMMPGMNNGGGGNDRSRIVAWHPDRLMYVDDTPYTDVVIGEKPTIAPIATPPTPAPANQAPTNTGGSV, encoded by the coding sequence ATGGCACTGAACGTCGATCCTCAGGAACTGGTCAGCGCGGCCGCCGCGCTGTCCGCGCTGGCGCAGGAAGTCCATGCCGCGCTGCCCGCCGGCTGGGTCCACCCGGCCGGAGGCGACACGCACTCCGCGCTGGCCACGTCCCACTACAACGCGCAAGCGGAGTCCGCGATCAACAATGTGATCGCCGTGCTGAACGGACTGGCCCCGCACGCCCAACAGATCGGGGCCGCGGCCGCCGACTACACCCGAGCCGACGAGGCAGGCGGGCGGCAAATGGGAGGTGGCGGCAGCGAGATCATCGCGAATCCCGTTGCCGCCCAAGTGCCATTCGAAACGCGACAGGCGCCGATAGCGCCGCTGGCGGCCGGCCCGCCGAGCATCGACCCGCTCACCTTCGCCCAGCAGCTCCATTCCGGACCAGGGCCCGCACCCGCGCGGGCATTCGCGGACTCGGTGCGACAGTTTCTCGGCGGCGCGCACGCCGCCGCACAGGACGGCCTGCAGAACGCCGTACCGGTCATGAACAATTGGACGCCGGTCGGTACAACGGTCGCCTCCCATCTGAACGACTACCAGAACCAGCTGAGCCAGATCGGCGACGGTCTGGACGGGATCGCCTCGGGCGTCGACGCCTACGCCGACGCCTTTCAAACCGCGAAATCCCGGCATCCGACGCCCCAGGAAATCACCGCCACCCGTCAGCGACTGCTCGCGGCCATGCGGTCGAACTCCCCAGCCCTCGCCGCGGCGCTGGCCGAGTTCAACGACCAGACCGCACTGTCGGGGCAAACCCACGCGGCCTACACGGCGGCGGTCAACTCCACAACCGCCACGAACGGCCTCGGAAGCGGCAGCCCGGCGGCCGGCAACACCAACGCCACCAGCGCCAGCCAGACCCCCGGCACAAGCCAGAACAGCGACAGCAGCATGCTGACACAGCTGCTCCCGTCCCTGATGAACGCCCTGAACGGCTCGAAAAACGCACTGTCACCACAGGGTTCGCCGCAGCACGACCCAACGATCCCGACCGGCGGCCCCTCCGAGGATCCCTACACGAACCTTCCCACCATGCCCTCGTTCCCCGACGGCGGTAGCCCCACCGTCCCGAGTGGCGAGCCGAGTATCCCTGCTGACCTCACATCCACCGTCTATCCCGTAGACCAGCTACCCGTGGTCACCGCGTCGACGGCATTGGGCTCCTCCGGACTGCCCCGCGCCCCCGTCATCGAACCCCTCCAAACGTCCGCTGCCGCGGCCGCCGCGAATCGAGGCACGGGCGGTTCGTCCATGCCGTACATGCCGATGATGCCCGGCATGAACAACGGCGGAGGCGGCAACGACCGCTCCCGCATCGTGGCATGGCATCCCGACCGCCTCATGTATGTCGACGACACCCCCTACACCGACGTGGTGATCGGCGAGAAACCGACCATCGCCCCTATAGCGACACCGCCGACACCGGCCCCCGCCAATCAAGCGCCGACCAACACCGGAGGCTCCGTATGA
- a CDS encoding HEXXH motif domain-containing protein, with translation MGSIHGSAAGIAQLTDGLLAMRMIMLRTLMTTVDVEVAEASGLHQAYQTLSDLQPDYPDLINSMLCYPHTGPWLSHVLRRIASEVSETLPLWADCAYLGWLAAAASITCLDEGIAQVVIRGGAIMLPTLGLARLDTSDYSGPCIISWTATGTVSFTWSGRSVHIASKTDDSHPEWQPLRWVRGADNESPVWLDDLDPFRALHDEQPTPPRLNVTQAHRWHRDFAEAWQLLDRELGPYLTSMRGSLISLTPLSLEPLVASTSHTDFNGVGCVYTTAPADPCQLALTLIHEIQHTKFALLTDQVELFTPDAAGRFYAPWRDDPRPILGLLHGIYAFAGVTDFWRVHRNAECHKSLQAHADFELWRVQVIAAITQLRDSGLLSNDGQRFLSALTEAMAPWSGEDIPAAARHAATESAVAHQTFWQVRNLEPDPFSIAYLVKRWDAGRPAPSALPTSTIIDEQRIPAHHRQLRLAAQLNTLDPAAARALADPQQPEGDKAYLSGYLTEAFALYSRELRADPLRPQAWAGLSVSGPKIFGSNVFEILHERAEVVARLYEAVGPDVEIMDLLRWLSQPALTVN, from the coding sequence TTGGGTTCCATCCATGGATCCGCAGCAGGTATCGCACAACTGACCGACGGCCTCCTTGCGATGCGAATGATCATGCTGCGCACGCTGATGACCACGGTCGACGTAGAGGTGGCCGAGGCATCCGGGCTGCATCAGGCGTACCAGACGTTGTCCGATCTACAGCCCGACTACCCGGATTTGATCAACTCGATGCTGTGCTATCCGCACACTGGACCCTGGCTGAGCCACGTACTGCGGCGAATTGCCAGTGAGGTCAGCGAGACGCTTCCCCTGTGGGCCGACTGCGCTTATCTCGGCTGGCTGGCCGCGGCCGCGAGCATCACCTGCCTGGACGAAGGCATAGCGCAGGTCGTCATCCGGGGGGGCGCGATCATGCTACCGACGCTCGGCCTGGCCCGGCTCGATACCTCCGACTACTCCGGACCCTGCATAATCAGCTGGACCGCCACCGGCACTGTGTCTTTCACCTGGTCGGGCAGGTCGGTGCACATCGCTTCCAAAACCGACGATTCCCATCCCGAGTGGCAGCCGCTGCGATGGGTGCGCGGAGCCGACAACGAGTCACCGGTATGGCTCGATGACCTTGACCCGTTCCGTGCCCTGCACGACGAACAGCCGACGCCTCCACGCCTGAACGTCACCCAGGCGCACCGGTGGCATCGCGACTTCGCGGAGGCATGGCAGCTGTTGGACCGAGAACTCGGCCCGTACCTCACATCCATGCGGGGGAGTCTGATCAGCCTGACCCCGCTGAGTCTGGAGCCCTTGGTGGCCAGCACCAGTCATACCGACTTCAACGGCGTCGGCTGCGTTTACACCACCGCACCGGCTGATCCCTGCCAGTTGGCGCTGACACTGATACACGAGATCCAGCACACCAAGTTCGCACTTCTGACCGATCAAGTAGAGCTGTTCACTCCGGACGCGGCCGGCCGTTTCTACGCGCCATGGCGTGATGACCCGCGCCCGATTCTCGGTCTGCTGCACGGGATCTACGCTTTCGCCGGAGTCACCGACTTCTGGCGCGTGCACCGGAATGCGGAGTGCCACAAGTCATTGCAGGCGCACGCCGACTTCGAACTGTGGCGAGTCCAGGTGATAGCGGCCATCACACAACTGCGGGACTCCGGCCTGCTCAGCAATGACGGACAACGATTCCTGAGCGCGCTCACCGAGGCGATGGCCCCGTGGAGCGGCGAAGACATCCCGGCGGCCGCCCGGCACGCCGCCACCGAATCAGCGGTCGCGCACCAGACGTTCTGGCAGGTACGCAATCTCGAACCCGATCCGTTCAGCATCGCCTACCTGGTCAAGCGCTGGGACGCGGGTCGCCCCGCACCTTCCGCCCTGCCAACCTCGACCATCATCGACGAGCAGCGAATCCCCGCTCACCATCGGCAATTACGGCTGGCCGCACAGCTGAACACACTCGATCCGGCCGCCGCACGGGCGCTGGCGGACCCGCAGCAGCCCGAGGGGGACAAGGCCTATCTCTCCGGATACCTCACCGAGGCGTTCGCGCTCTACAGCCGCGAACTACGCGCAGATCCCCTCCGCCCGCAGGCGTGGGCCGGACTGAGCGTGAGCGGGCCGAAGATCTTCGGCAGCAACGTCTTCGAAATTCTGCACGAGCGCGCCGAAGTGGTCGCACGACTCTATGAGGCAGTGGGGCCTGATGTCGAGATCATGGATCTCCTGCGATGGCTCTCACAGCCCGCACTCACCGTCAACTAG
- a CDS encoding ester cyclase, with protein MSARTNSKAAAIRSLEIMSTGTRADFEAVIHPDARNRESLHEPPTTRLRGPHGFYSTALWLRTAFADMRHEIRHAVADEDLVCLDTIMIGRQVGSFVVYNTEGEVDQVFPGTGKCFSVAQTHWMRMVDGMVIEHWAARDDLGRARQLGWLPPSTTS; from the coding sequence ATGAGCGCACGTACCAACTCGAAGGCCGCGGCTATCCGCAGTCTCGAGATTATGTCAACCGGAACTCGCGCAGACTTCGAGGCTGTCATTCATCCTGATGCGAGGAATCGTGAGAGCCTGCATGAGCCACCGACGACCCGGCTGCGAGGGCCCCATGGTTTCTACTCCACGGCGCTGTGGCTGCGGACAGCTTTCGCCGACATGCGTCACGAGATCCGGCACGCTGTGGCCGATGAAGATCTGGTGTGCCTGGACACCATTATGATTGGCCGACAGGTCGGTTCGTTTGTCGTCTACAACACCGAGGGCGAAGTAGATCAGGTGTTTCCTGGCACAGGGAAGTGCTTCTCGGTCGCGCAAACGCATTGGATGCGCATGGTGGACGGGATGGTGATCGAACACTGGGCTGCCCGCGACGATCTCGGCAGAGCTCGGCAATTGGGCTGGTTGCCACCGAGCACGACATCCTGA
- a CDS encoding GNAT family N-acetyltransferase: MALTARTHRQLAEKESAALIQQANDTHPGDTSAGDKPRAEPFTRSYLGARPSDAVGDITAVTIAQPTPADATSMARVHILSALDLYLGLPTPGDALGFALASMTPRKEGYWPALVAQGDPGLFVARSAEGNVLGLAHAVIAEDGTGEIGALYVLPSAQSRGIGARLMEAMLEYFGPSVVHVGTTAGSPAEAVYKRYGFKKFGPPTETPPPLGEYGIEAPQQWLVRPSAECGNLAGNP; the protein is encoded by the coding sequence ATGGCTCTCACAGCCCGCACTCACCGTCAACTAGCGGAAAAGGAGAGCGCCGCACTGATTCAGCAGGCGAACGATACACATCCGGGCGACACCAGTGCCGGGGATAAGCCACGCGCTGAGCCATTCACGCGCAGCTATCTGGGCGCTCGCCCGTCGGACGCGGTAGGCGATATCACTGCGGTGACAATCGCTCAGCCGACTCCCGCCGACGCGACGAGCATGGCGCGCGTCCACATCCTGTCGGCACTGGACCTCTACTTGGGGTTGCCGACACCGGGAGATGCGCTGGGGTTCGCACTGGCGAGTATGACGCCGCGCAAGGAAGGGTATTGGCCGGCCCTTGTAGCCCAAGGCGATCCGGGTTTGTTCGTGGCTCGATCGGCCGAAGGAAATGTGCTCGGCCTCGCGCACGCTGTGATCGCAGAAGACGGCACAGGCGAAATCGGTGCGCTATACGTGCTGCCCAGTGCGCAGAGCCGGGGGATCGGCGCCCGTCTCATGGAAGCCATGCTGGAGTATTTCGGCCCCAGCGTCGTCCATGTAGGTACCACGGCGGGCAGCCCGGCAGAGGCGGTCTATAAGCGCTACGGATTCAAGAAATTCGGGCCGCCTACCGAAACCCCGCCACCTCTGGGGGAATACGGCATCGAAGCACCCCAGCAGTGGCTGGTTCGGCCGTCGGCCGAGTGCGGCAACTTGGCTGGGAACCCTTGA
- a CDS encoding WXG100-like domain-containing protein: MAIELPHDVALFLNFAGVPYPDINEDQVRVLAKHVGTFANSVQGTHNSATGAIKAMNSVYSGYSYEQLVAAWGQMSATHMAELDQACKVVAVALNVAADVIVATKIVVLAELAGLAVGYASAMAATIVTEGLSAAIAQALAAAARKLVEMMEQYLVSYILSEVLDKAIAPLEHAVERMLEPVIHRAAVDLLGLPPPSSSSTLPLYIEPAEVLRYANELDKYADQMVQHAADFASNVANLDFTTPTGPPVENPAASPQNIPLPVGSNPGSPHLSDSGTGAPPRPAAAPSRANDGMHSSPQPSRASLGVTPNASRIGSEATPAQPNTINRPRLWQHAPAPHAAEVHPHASHPAAVASAPASTHAHNPNTGAAPSRASENASSTTADHPDGPRSAIPPQTSDRPSNLVAPSPLPASPASEHPAAHTPDPTTTPQRESISAPQYAATDTAPAVTPAPSEDANSTVPQPNSAASPMASPGAMPTTPWRAAQARRASPWRKPKPAAARPQPAAITQDDETRDIETPWSNQERPPVVVASVFAPDAVGPAPVTQDARATRIASPAESNEHDRDSAVRAPTTAPRPRVTPPPGRQPGGRGS, translated from the coding sequence ATGGCCATCGAACTGCCACACGACGTTGCGCTGTTCCTCAACTTCGCCGGTGTGCCGTATCCGGACATCAACGAGGACCAGGTGCGTGTCCTCGCCAAGCATGTAGGAACTTTCGCCAATAGCGTGCAAGGGACGCACAATAGCGCCACCGGTGCGATCAAGGCTATGAATTCGGTGTACTCCGGATACTCGTACGAGCAGCTGGTCGCGGCGTGGGGGCAGATGAGCGCGACCCATATGGCCGAGCTCGACCAGGCGTGCAAGGTGGTCGCCGTCGCACTCAACGTCGCCGCCGACGTGATCGTCGCGACAAAGATCGTGGTCCTGGCGGAATTGGCAGGTCTCGCAGTCGGATACGCGAGCGCGATGGCGGCAACGATTGTCACCGAAGGACTTTCGGCCGCCATCGCACAGGCACTGGCCGCGGCGGCGCGGAAGTTGGTCGAGATGATGGAGCAATACCTGGTGTCCTACATCCTCAGCGAGGTGCTCGATAAGGCGATCGCCCCTCTCGAACACGCCGTCGAGCGAATGCTCGAGCCCGTGATCCACCGCGCGGCGGTCGATCTGCTCGGCCTGCCGCCCCCTAGTAGTTCCTCGACGCTGCCGCTGTACATCGAGCCCGCCGAAGTCCTCCGCTATGCCAACGAACTGGACAAGTACGCCGATCAGATGGTGCAGCATGCGGCCGACTTCGCCTCGAACGTCGCCAATCTGGACTTCACGACCCCCACCGGGCCACCGGTCGAGAACCCGGCGGCTTCACCACAAAATATCCCTTTGCCGGTAGGTTCGAATCCGGGATCGCCGCACCTCAGCGATTCCGGCACCGGCGCACCGCCCCGGCCGGCGGCGGCCCCATCACGGGCAAATGACGGAATGCACTCTTCGCCGCAGCCCAGCCGGGCGTCTCTCGGGGTGACACCCAATGCGTCGAGAATCGGATCGGAAGCTACTCCGGCGCAACCGAATACAATAAATAGACCCAGGCTCTGGCAGCATGCTCCTGCCCCGCATGCGGCCGAAGTACACCCGCACGCCTCTCATCCGGCAGCGGTGGCCTCAGCTCCCGCCAGCACGCACGCACACAATCCGAACACCGGCGCGGCGCCCTCGCGGGCCTCCGAGAACGCCAGTTCGACCACCGCCGATCATCCTGACGGACCCAGGTCAGCCATCCCGCCACAGACGTCGGACAGACCCAGCAATCTCGTGGCACCCAGTCCTTTGCCGGCGTCCCCGGCGTCGGAGCATCCTGCAGCGCACACTCCCGACCCCACCACAACACCGCAGCGCGAGTCGATTTCGGCTCCGCAGTACGCCGCCACCGATACCGCGCCCGCCGTTACCCCGGCGCCGAGCGAGGATGCCAACTCCACCGTGCCGCAGCCGAATTCCGCTGCCTCCCCGATGGCGTCCCCCGGCGCGATGCCAACAACACCATGGCGGGCCGCGCAGGCCCGTCGCGCGAGCCCATGGCGGAAGCCGAAGCCCGCTGCCGCCCGCCCACAGCCCGCTGCCATCACCCAGGACGACGAAACCCGCGATATCGAGACACCATGGTCGAATCAAGAACGGCCACCTGTCGTCGTGGCGAGCGTCTTCGCACCCGATGCGGTGGGACCTGCACCCGTCACCCAGGATGCCCGCGCCACTCGAATAGCCAGTCCAGCCGAATCGAACGAGCACGACCGCGATTCTGCGGTGCGCGCTCCCACAACGGCGCCGCGACCGCGCGTCACCCCGCCGCCCGGAAGACAGCCTGGCGGGCGCGGTTCATAG